The Fictibacillus arsenicus genome contains a region encoding:
- a CDS encoding aspartyl-phosphate phosphatase Spo0E family protein: MLLQLIEEKREVLLCLGKTYGLTAKETVICSQELDQLLNRLDEWNDERNDN, translated from the coding sequence ATGTTGCTACAATTAATTGAAGAAAAACGCGAAGTCTTGCTTTGTCTTGGAAAAACATATGGGCTTACAGCGAAGGAAACAGTTATATGCAGTCAAGAACTAGATCAGTTATTAAACCGTCTTGATGAATGGAATGATGAAAGGAACGATAATTAA
- a CDS encoding cation:proton antiporter — translation MHHSLNIAFILLAVAVGVTALAKKIKKPYPIALVIVGAIIGLVPLPALDPLKGFVEEGYTFQFIIISLLLPTLLGEASLKLPFSHLRENTKAIGALAVGGTFLTFLIIGAGSYYILDLSLQTAFVFAALMSATDPVSVLSIFKTLGVNRKLSTVIEGESLFNDGLAVVLFMIASIYLPSYIEMGAGGILAAVLMLFKVAIGGAIVGGGLGYIFSKFTSWYDDYPLEILFSILLFYGSFLIAESIHVSGVIAVVVAGLVFGNYGAKIGMSPTTKINIHSFWDVLALFANSLVFLLVGLEIAYIDINDKWGLIAVSILLVLAARTVAVYTSMLPLKGIPAKWKHVLNWGGLKGSLSIALALSLPGDFPGRENIIILAFSVVFFSLLVQGMTISSLINKLNIKGPNKERTDYEEAMTAVHRYDYAIERLDQLKNEAVISTIVFERMKALYDHKQKEAKETLDVMYEEHPEWRKTQEHIASIEALYAEHEAIERLLRKDMISSQLAEEEIERIIDHIEQKKNKYYEEEN, via the coding sequence ATGCATCACTCGTTGAATATTGCGTTCATTTTATTAGCTGTTGCGGTTGGAGTAACTGCTTTGGCAAAGAAAATAAAAAAACCTTATCCAATTGCACTTGTGATAGTAGGAGCGATCATCGGGCTTGTACCTCTTCCGGCTCTGGACCCTTTAAAAGGATTTGTTGAAGAGGGTTACACATTTCAATTTATTATCATTTCGCTTTTGTTGCCTACTTTACTAGGAGAGGCAAGTTTGAAACTTCCTTTCAGCCACTTGAGAGAAAATACAAAAGCTATAGGGGCACTAGCTGTTGGAGGAACCTTTCTTACCTTTTTGATTATCGGTGCTGGATCTTATTACATATTGGATTTAAGTCTTCAAACGGCTTTTGTATTTGCTGCTTTAATGAGCGCGACAGATCCTGTATCCGTTTTAAGCATTTTTAAAACTCTTGGAGTGAACCGAAAACTTTCAACTGTAATTGAAGGAGAGAGTTTGTTTAATGATGGATTAGCAGTTGTGCTTTTTATGATTGCCTCAATCTACCTGCCTTCTTATATTGAAATGGGTGCAGGGGGAATACTGGCTGCTGTTCTGATGCTTTTTAAAGTTGCGATCGGCGGAGCTATTGTAGGTGGAGGATTAGGATATATTTTTTCTAAGTTTACAAGCTGGTACGATGATTACCCGCTTGAGATTTTGTTTTCTATACTATTATTTTATGGTAGCTTCCTAATCGCAGAGTCCATACATGTATCGGGGGTAATTGCTGTTGTAGTTGCAGGTCTTGTCTTCGGAAATTATGGTGCCAAAATAGGGATGAGTCCAACTACTAAAATAAACATTCATTCTTTTTGGGATGTTTTGGCGCTGTTTGCGAATTCACTAGTGTTTCTGCTTGTCGGACTGGAAATCGCCTATATCGATATCAATGATAAATGGGGATTAATTGCAGTAAGTATTCTATTAGTACTTGCTGCAAGAACGGTGGCAGTATACACCTCGATGCTTCCTTTAAAAGGTATACCAGCAAAATGGAAACATGTGCTTAATTGGGGCGGACTAAAAGGATCTTTGTCAATCGCTCTTGCGCTAAGTTTACCAGGAGATTTTCCGGGTCGGGAAAATATTATTATTTTAGCATTCTCTGTCGTTTTCTTTTCTTTGTTAGTACAAGGCATGACAATCTCCTCATTAATCAACAAACTGAACATAAAAGGCCCAAATAAAGAAAGAACAGATTATGAAGAGGCAATGACCGCTGTTCATAGATATGATTACGCTATAGAAAGACTAGATCAGTTAAAGAACGAGGCTGTTATTTCCACAATCGTTTTTGAAAGAATGAAAGCATTGTATGATCATAAACAAAAGGAAGCGAAAGAAACACTGGATGTGATGTATGAGGAGCACCCCGAGTGGAGGAAGACACAAGAACATATTGCTTCAATTGAGGCTCTTTATGCAGAACATGAGGCGATAGAAAGATTGCTAAGAAAAGATATGATATCCAGCCAGCTTGCAGAAGAAGAAATTGAGCGGATTATTGATCATATTGAACAGAAGAAAAATAAATATTATGAAGAAGAAAATTAA
- a CDS encoding aspartyl-phosphate phosphatase Spo0E family protein: MKEHTIQDRISLLREELYRTSLQLNHELAHPKIVKVSQQLDQLLNQFTLSRQENI, encoded by the coding sequence ATGAAGGAGCATACGATTCAAGACCGAATTAGCCTATTAAGAGAAGAACTATATCGCACTTCACTCCAGTTGAACCATGAACTGGCACATCCAAAAATAGTTAAAGTCAGTCAGCAGCTCGATCAGCTTCTCAATCAATTCACTCTTTCAAGACAAGAAAACATATAA